The following coding sequences lie in one Arachis ipaensis cultivar K30076 chromosome B05, Araip1.1, whole genome shotgun sequence genomic window:
- the LOC107640596 gene encoding uncharacterized protein LOC107640596 translates to MADFLVELTRDPAGTPNTRWKLHVDGASNQTFGGAGIILENPAGVVYEQFIKFDFPVSNNQAEYEALLGGLALAREVGATRVEVCSDSQVITSHFNGTYQARDSLLQKYLGKVKELSKQFEEVMIQHVPRERNTRADLLSKLASTKPGTGNQSLIQGLIKEPAVVLQLTQSEPSWMDPIINFLEKAELPSDEKMAKTIRREAAKYAIIQVHLFKKGLSQPLLKCLHPDQTEYVIREVHKGCCGHHIGGKALARKLIRAGYYWPSMMADSKEFIEAELLASISSANCRKFVWRQIIARFGIPEAVISNNGMQFTNKKFEKFLASLGVKKKFSSVEHPQTNGQVEAANKIILQGLKRRLDQMKGV, encoded by the exons ATGGCTGACTTCCTGGTAGAATTGACAAGAGACCCCGCCGGGACACCGAACACACGGTGGAAGCTTCATGTTGATGGAGCATCCAACCAAACGTTCGGAGGGGCGGGAATCATCTTGGAAAACCCAGCTGGAGTTGTATATGAGCAGTTTATCAAATTCGATTTCCCGGTTtcgaacaaccaagcagagtatgaagccttgcTGGGCGGCCTAGCGCTGGCAAGAGAGGTCGGAGCCACTAGAGTGGAGGTGTGCAGCGACTCACAGGTCATAACTTCTCATTTCAATGGGACCTACCAAGCCAGAGACTCACTGTTACAAAAGTATCTGGGGAAAGTCAAAGAATTGAGCAAGCAATTCGAGGAGGTCATGATCCAGCACGTTCCGAGAGAACGGAACACACGGGCGGACCTCCTGTCCAAGCTAGCGAGCACAAAACCAGGGACTGGCAACCAATCTCTCATTCAAGGTTTGATAAAAGAACCAGCGGTGGTCCTACAGCTGACCCAGTCAGAACCCTCTTGGATGGACCCGATCATCAACTTCCTGGAAAAAGCCGAGCTCCCCAGCGACGAGAAGATGGCCAAAACAATAAGGCGAGAAGCGGCCAAGTATGCAATCATACAGGTCCATTTGTTTAAAAAAGGGCTTAGCCAACCCCTGCTAAAATGCTTGCACCCCGACCAAACAGAGTATGTCATCCGGGAAGTCCACAAAGGATGCTGCGGTCACCACATCGGAGGGAAGGCTTTAGCTAGGAAGCTCATCAGAGCCGGGTACTACTGGCCCTCCATGATGGCGGATTCTAAGGAGTTC ATAGAGGCAGAGTTATTGGCTAGCATATCCTCAGCGAATTGTCGAAAGTTCGTGTGGAGACAGATAATAGCAAGATTCGGCATCCCAGAAGCCGTCATCTCGAACAACGGGATGCAGTTcaccaataaaaaatttgaaaaattccTTGCTAGTTTGGGAGTAAAGAAAAAGTTCTCGTCAGTTGAGCATcctcaaaccaatggacaagtggAGGCTGCGAACAAGATCATCCTGCAGGGCCTCAAGAGGCGACTCGACCAGATGAAGGGAGTGTAG